One Punica granatum isolate Tunisia-2019 chromosome 3, ASM765513v2, whole genome shotgun sequence genomic window carries:
- the LOC116200429 gene encoding uncharacterized protein LOC116200429 — MAPRGDGILEWTDALESAFIDVLLEKFTRTHTTSWKGMDWQQMNKELEEQFPGTTLGIKKLQQKLRRLRTQYTQFTELVSHTGVGWDETTNTVKASAHVWDKFIKKNSGYKSFQAKGFKHYNSLNELFRSKTATGALRISSAEPPKSPETYARMEEDFLAASANRGKEPLNLEEGSGDSDDPVHEVAEPVVTASRRQVRRRSSNADSRLQECLDMLKCNMSKREKERICTPPTSKRSKSVTSPPKPAPGSIEESMAVLNVLRPQLSIEEYLVASDCLAKDEQTRRMFMCLLDDTRLPWVRRLVAP, encoded by the exons ATGGCCCCCAGGGGTGATGGAATACTTGAGTGGACAGATGCATTGGAGAGTGCTTTCATTGACGTGTTGCTCGAGAAGTTCACAAGGACGCATACTACATCTTGGAAAGGAATGGATTGGCAACAAATGAATAAGGAGCTGGAAGAGCAATTTCCAGGCACCACTCTCGGCATCAAGAAGTTGCAGCAGAAGCTTCGAAGGCTGCGGACCCAATACACGCAGTTCACTGAGCTTGTTTCGCACACTGGTGTCGGTTGGGATGAGACAACCAACACGGTGAAGGCAAGTGCTCATGTGTGGGACAAATTTATTAAG AAGAACAGTGGGTACAAGAGTTTCCAAGCAAAAGGCTTCAAGCATTACAACTCATTAAATGAGTTGTTCAGATCTAAGACAGCAACAGGTGCGTTACGAATTTCGTCTGCAGAACCACCAAAGAGCCCAGAAACTTATGCACGCATGGAAGAAGACTTCCTAGCAGCATCGGCAAATCGGGGAAAAGAACCACTCAATCTTGAAGAGGGCTCCGGCGATAGTGATGACCCGGTCCATGAGGTTGCCGAACCTGTTGTTACAGCGTCCCGTCGGCAAGTGCGTAGAAGGAGTTCCAACGCTGACTCCCGATTGCAAGAGTGCCTCGACATGTTGAAGTGCAATATGAGCAagagggagaaggagagaaTTTGTACCCCTCCGACATCgaagagaagtaaatctgtgaCGAGCCCTCCGAAACCAGCTCCGGGTTCTATCGAGGAGTCGATGGCTGTACTGAATGTTTTGCGTCCACAACTGTCCATTGAAGAGTACCTCGTGGCCAGTGATTGTCTAGCAAAGGATGAGCAGACAAGGCGTATGTTCATGTGCTTGCTCGATGATACAAGGCTTCCATGGGTTCGTCGCCTTGTTGCCCCTTGA
- the LOC116200428 gene encoding protein ALP1-like encodes MVGMFLMVVGHSTRLSVVAERFQHSKETVSRLIKVIVRGIHSLSPTYIRRRNVDVQPEIQRCRKWYPFFKNCIGAINGTHVSATVPSSVRGAYRDRNNEITQNVLAACSHDMMFTHVVTGWEGSAHDSRILSDAATLQTFPAPYGEQYYVIDAGYPNIPGYMAPYKGQRYHRSDFNDDTPPTTEKELFNQRHASVRNVIERCFGVLKRRFAILLSMPNYGPVCQGQITLACFVLHNFIRLNNYHDRLFAEYGNAWQCYDEFRNPPHLIGDQVDVNMRSREMDALRNRIADAIWQAETR; translated from the exons ATGGTCGGCATGTTCTTAATGGTTGTTGGACATAGTACGCGATTGTCTGTGGTTGCCGAACGCTTTCAGCATTCTAAGGAGACGGTGTCACGGCTCATCAAGGTAATAGTTAGAGGAATTCATTCATTGTCACCAACATACATAAGACGGAGGAACGTTGACGTGCAGCCTGAAATTCAGAGATGCCGAAAATGGTACCCATTCTTTAAG AATTGCATTGGAGCAATCAATGGAACACACGTGTCAGCTACTGTTCCTTCATCGGTGAGAGGCGCGTATCGCGATCGAAATAACGAGATTACGCAAAATGTTCTCGCTGCTTGTTCGCATGACATGATGTTCACACATGTCGTGACTGGATGGGAGGGTTCGGCTCACGACTCGAGAATTTTGTCCGATGCCGCTACATTGCAGACATTCCCCGCTCCATATGGTG aacaatattatgttATTGATGCTGGATACCCCAATATTCCCGGTTATATGGCTCCTTACAAAGGGCAGAGGTACCATCGCAGTGACTTTAATGACGACACACCACCAACGACGGAGAAAGAGTTATTCAATCAGCGGCACGCATCCGTTCGTAATGTTATCGAGCGGTGTTTTGGGGTGCTGAAGAGGAGATTTGCCATACTGCTATCAATGCCAAATTACGGCCCAGTTTGCCAAGGACAAATTACTCTTGCATGCTTCGTATTGCATAATTTCATTCGGCTTAATAATTATCACGACAGATTATTCGCAGAGTATGGAAATGCATGGCAATGTTACGATGAATTCCGAAATCCTCCTCATCTAATTGGAGATCAGGTTGACGTAAACATGAGAAGCAGGGAAATGGATGCATTACGTAACCGTATTGCAGATGCAATATGGCAAGCGGAAACAAGATGA
- the LOC116200430 gene encoding extensin-like produces the protein MAEENQIDVPEEVTPPILAHSQPPLTHAPPPLTPIGIPSAYSGAPSVHLPPRASSGTPLVYSGAPLPQVPPPAVQASSTFDDHARIAVLEGTVNQLAANMATNMAELFALFRGPNRASSSSTPPSGQEPMVDPTPWIPPTHAPESVDAPALPTTHASAVYPVTISLPPPPAPTTVPLPLAAFLTSDQTMSAPPPVSMPVPAPIYTAPPPMVFPASTTFAPAHITESFPFPTPQPNISLPYHAPPPLNIPFPESGTPIHAAPVAPLMNFLLQEETEQERRMKKMEETIKALQVKETHPNMGYGDWSLFPGMRLPPKFKILEFTTYEGTKDPRHHLRHYRGKMLQYWDYEEFIIHTF, from the coding sequence ATGGCAGAAGAGAACCAAATCGATGTTCCTGAGGAGGTCACTCCACCAATTCTGGCTCATTCTCAACCACCCTTGACACATGCCCCGCCACCTCTAACTCCCATAGGCATACCATCGGCGTACTCAGGTGCTCCCTCGGTACATCTCCCACCGCGGGCATCTTCAGGCACGCCCCTGGTGTACTCAGGGGCACCCCTTCCACAAGTCCCACCACCAGCAGTGCAAGCATCATCTACCTTCGACGACCATGCGCGCATTGCAGTACTTGAAGGCACGGTTAACCAACTAGCTGCTAACATGGCCACTAACATGGCCGAACTATTTGCTCTATTTAGGGGGCCAAATCGTGCTTCATCGAGCTCCACCCCACCTTCAGGGCAAGAGCCAATGGTCGACCCCACCCCTTGGATCCCGCCGACCCATGCTCCAGAAAGCGTTGATGCGCCCGCCCTACCAACAACACACGCGTCGGCGGTTTACCCGGTTACTATTTCTCTGCCGCCGCCACCGGCCCCTACaaccgtccctcttccactgGCGGCATTCTTGACATCGGACCAGACCATGTCTGCGCCACCGCCTGTTTCCATGCCGGTCCCGGCCCCTATCTATACCGCTCCCCCGCCGATGGTCTTCCCGGCATCGACGACCTTTGCTCCTGCTCACATCACTGAATCCTTCCCTTTCCCAACTCCACAACCGAATATTAGCCTCCCCTACCATGCTCCACCGCCCCTGAACATCCCATTCCCTGAATCGGGCACACCGATCCATGCGGCCCCCGTGGCTCCACTCATGAACTTTCTCCTGCAAGAGGAGACAGAGCAAGAGCGTaggatgaagaagatggaggAAACGATAAAGGCCCTACAAGTAAAGGAGACCCACCCCAACATGGGCTATGGTGACTGGAGCCTCTTCCCGGGCATGCGTCTACCCCCAAAGTTTAAGATCCTCGAATTCACGACGTATGAGGGTACAAAAGACCCCCGACACCACCTCCGTCACTACCGGGGAAAAATGCTGCAATACTGGGATTACGAGGAGTTCATCATCCATACATTCTAG